The Candidatus Nanopelagicales bacterium genome has a segment encoding these proteins:
- a CDS encoding CAP domain-containing protein codes for MATCARTRATRLRRSAAVPTTRLRRSAALPALLTVLLIALLALVLAVPPSSAMTPATTGGSVTMAATKTAGSGLKPTATERRVFKLTNQARRHSRFCGAKRYRAVPRLSYSRKLGLAARRHSKDMARHNFFDHYNLAGLSPWDRIEKAGYGRWRAAAENIAAGQRTPREVVTAWLKSPGHCSGIMSKSVRQIGVGFATGPGKYHRYWTQDFAAKG; via the coding sequence AGCGCGGCCGTTCCCACGACGCGGTTGCGCCGCAGCGCGGCCCTACCCGCCCTGTTGACCGTGCTCTTGATCGCGCTGCTCGCGCTGGTCCTTGCGGTGCCACCCTCTTCAGCGATGACGCCCGCCACGACGGGAGGCTCAGTCACAATGGCCGCGACCAAGACTGCGGGAAGCGGGCTCAAACCCACAGCGACTGAGCGTCGGGTGTTCAAGCTGACCAACCAAGCACGCAGGCACAGCCGGTTTTGCGGAGCCAAGCGGTACCGAGCCGTTCCACGCCTAAGTTACAGTCGAAAGCTCGGATTGGCCGCTCGCCGTCACAGTAAGGACATGGCTCGCCACAACTTCTTCGACCACTACAACTTGGCGGGCCTAAGCCCGTGGGATCGGATCGAGAAGGCTGGCTACGGCCGGTGGCGGGCGGCGGCAGAGAACATCGCCGCAGGCCAACGGACCCCACGTGAGGTTGTCACCGCATGGCTCAAGAGCCCAGGGCATTGTTCCGGGATCATGAGCAAGTCGGTGCGCCAGATCGGTGTGGGCTTCGCGACCGGCCCCGGCAAGTACCACCGCTACTGGACGCAGGACTTCGCAGCGAAGGGGTGA